From Streptomyces sp. TLI_105, the proteins below share one genomic window:
- a CDS encoding dipeptidase, whose amino-acid sequence MSAESTETAALREKVRALMPRAKEDLTALVAMRSVADPRQFPPEECAKTADFLVRAFTEAGLRDMRRVTTPDGTDAVVGHAPGPEGAPTVLLYCHYDVQPPLDDAAWRTPPFELAERDGRWYGRGAADCKGNIVMHLTALRALGGPEGRGFPVNIKFVAEGSEEQGTGGLEQLVPLRPELFAADTLLVCDTGNFALGLPTATTSLRGLTNVVVTVSTLRGEMHSGMFGGPAPDALAALVRILDSLRDEHGNTTIKGLPDDGVWDGVDYPVEQFRADVGVLDGVSLVGTGSVADELWARPAVTVLGIDCPPVVGSSAAIQARVRARVSLRVPPGIDADDALRALTDHLTSAAPWGARVEVEAESAGQPFRAHTDGPAYRALGAALREAYGKDMVQSGQGGSIPLCNVLAAQFPTAEIALIGVEEPGCLIHAPNESVDPSEIEHMALAEALFLSSYATPL is encoded by the coding sequence ATGTCCGCCGAGTCCACCGAGACCGCAGCCCTGCGGGAGAAGGTCCGGGCGCTGATGCCCCGGGCGAAGGAGGACCTGACCGCGCTGGTGGCGATGCGTTCCGTCGCCGACCCGCGCCAGTTCCCGCCCGAGGAGTGCGCCAAGACCGCCGACTTCCTCGTGCGGGCCTTCACGGAGGCCGGACTCCGGGACATGCGCCGGGTGACGACCCCGGACGGCACGGACGCGGTGGTGGGGCACGCGCCGGGGCCCGAGGGGGCGCCGACGGTGCTGCTCTACTGCCACTACGACGTGCAGCCGCCCCTCGACGACGCCGCCTGGCGGACCCCGCCCTTCGAGCTCGCGGAGCGCGACGGGCGCTGGTACGGCCGCGGGGCCGCCGACTGCAAGGGCAACATCGTGATGCACCTGACGGCGCTGCGCGCCCTCGGCGGGCCCGAGGGCCGGGGCTTCCCGGTGAACATCAAGTTCGTGGCGGAGGGTTCGGAGGAGCAGGGCACGGGCGGTCTGGAGCAGCTCGTGCCGCTGCGGCCCGAACTGTTCGCCGCCGACACCCTGTTGGTCTGCGACACCGGAAACTTCGCGCTCGGCCTGCCCACTGCCACCACCTCGCTGCGCGGGCTCACCAACGTCGTCGTGACCGTCTCCACCCTCAGGGGCGAGATGCACTCCGGCATGTTCGGCGGCCCGGCGCCCGACGCCCTCGCCGCACTCGTCCGGATCCTCGACAGCCTCCGCGACGAGCACGGCAACACGACGATCAAGGGACTGCCCGACGACGGCGTCTGGGACGGGGTGGACTACCCGGTCGAGCAGTTCCGCGCCGATGTGGGCGTACTGGACGGGGTGTCCCTCGTCGGGACGGGCTCGGTCGCCGACGAACTGTGGGCCCGGCCCGCCGTCACCGTCCTCGGCATCGACTGCCCGCCGGTGGTGGGCTCCTCGGCCGCGATCCAGGCGAGGGTACGGGCCAGGGTCAGCCTGCGGGTGCCGCCGGGGATCGACGCGGACGACGCCCTGCGCGCCCTGACGGACCATCTGACCTCGGCCGCCCCCTGGGGCGCCCGGGTGGAGGTGGAGGCGGAGAGCGCCGGGCAGCCCTTCCGGGCGCACACCGACGGCCCCGCCTACCGGGCCCTGGGGGCGGCGCTCCGCGAGGCGTACGGGAAGGACATGGTCCAGTCGGGGCAGGGCGGCTCGATCCCGCTGTGCAACGTGCTCGCCGCGCAGTTCCCGACGGCGGAGATCGCCCTCATCGGCGTCGAGGAGCCGGGCTGTCTCATCCACGCGCCGAACGAGAGCGTGGACCCTTCCGAGATCGAGCACATGGCGCTGGCCGAGGCCCTGTTCCTGAGCTCCTACGCCACCCCGCTCTGA
- a CDS encoding SgcJ/EcaC family oxidoreductase, with amino-acid sequence MSVSRAEDEAAIKAVLVDSYKAWEAGDADAMVADYTADATAIMTGSLRDGRDVIRQNMALAFEGPLKGSSTYNKQLSIRFLGKDGAIVVSESGILFAGETEVPDPRKVNATWVFEKRNGQWLIAAYHNSPVLAPANQATAARREDTGCR; translated from the coding sequence ATGTCAGTCAGTCGTGCGGAAGACGAGGCCGCGATCAAGGCCGTGCTGGTCGACTCCTACAAGGCATGGGAGGCGGGCGACGCCGACGCCATGGTCGCCGACTACACCGCGGACGCGACCGCCATCATGACCGGATCGCTCCGCGACGGTCGTGACGTGATCCGGCAGAACATGGCCCTGGCCTTCGAGGGACCGCTCAAGGGCAGCTCGACCTACAACAAGCAGCTCAGCATCCGCTTCCTCGGCAAGGACGGCGCGATCGTCGTCAGCGAATCCGGCATCCTGTTCGCCGGCGAGACCGAGGTTCCGGACCCGCGGAAGGTGAACGCGACCTGGGTCTTCGAGAAGCGGAACGGCCAGTGGCTGATCGCCGCCTATCACAACAGCCCCGTGCTGGCGCCTGCGAACCAAGCCACGGCTGCTCGGCGCGAAGACACGGGCTGCCGTTGA
- a CDS encoding DoxX family protein produces MGHPNRRDLGLLVLRVGTGAVLAAHGTQKLLGWFGGGGLEGTTKAMEAMGFNPGRESAIAAGLGEAGGGVLLALGLATPAAGAAAAGAMAGAVAVHAPAGFFAQGGGYEYPAFLGFTAAGIGITGAGRYSLDHVTGHVLDRPWVVAAAFLGTAIAAAAVVGRRAQEQASPEPAPDVEPESA; encoded by the coding sequence ATGGGCCACCCCAATCGACGCGATCTCGGACTGCTCGTGCTGAGAGTCGGCACCGGTGCCGTGCTCGCCGCGCACGGCACACAGAAACTCCTCGGCTGGTTCGGGGGCGGCGGCCTCGAAGGCACCACCAAGGCGATGGAGGCCATGGGCTTCAACCCGGGCCGCGAGAGCGCGATCGCCGCCGGTCTCGGCGAGGCGGGCGGCGGAGTCCTCCTCGCGCTCGGCCTCGCCACCCCGGCCGCCGGAGCCGCCGCGGCGGGGGCCATGGCCGGAGCCGTCGCCGTCCACGCCCCCGCCGGCTTCTTCGCCCAGGGCGGAGGCTACGAGTACCCGGCCTTCCTCGGCTTCACGGCCGCAGGGATCGGCATCACCGGCGCCGGACGCTACTCCCTGGACCACGTCACCGGACACGTCCTCGACCGCCCGTGGGTGGTGGCCGCCGCCTTCCTCGGCACGGCGATCGCCGCCGCGGCCGTCGTCGGCCGCCGCGCCCAGGAACAGGCGTCCCCCGAACCGGCCCCCGACGTGGAACCCGAGTCGGCGTAG
- the opcA gene encoding glucose-6-phosphate dehydrogenase assembly protein OpcA codes for MKIDLTDTDSSKINKAILQGRRAVGTPAVGAVLTLVVVTDEENAYDSVKAANEASREHPSRTLVVIKRHARTPRERYETRLDAEVRLGTDAGSGETVLLRLYGEVGARADSVVLPLLLPDAPVVVWWPVDAPEVPSRDPLGSLAQRRITDMYAVEDPLTALEKRAASYAPGDTDLAWTRLTPWRSMLAAALDQAPLTITSAAVESEAENPSAELLARWFEVRLDVPVDRVVTDGPVVTAVRMGTPDGEIRIDRPEGPVARLAIPGQPSRVLALKVRTTAELIAEELRRLDPDEAYAAALRGRA; via the coding sequence ATGAAGATCGATCTGACGGACACCGACTCCAGCAAGATCAACAAAGCGATCCTGCAGGGTCGCAGGGCCGTCGGCACCCCCGCCGTCGGCGCCGTGCTCACCCTCGTCGTCGTCACCGACGAGGAGAACGCGTACGACTCCGTCAAGGCGGCCAACGAGGCCTCGCGGGAACACCCCTCCCGCACCCTCGTCGTCATCAAGCGCCACGCCCGCACCCCCCGCGAGCGGTACGAGACCCGGCTCGACGCCGAGGTCCGGCTCGGCACCGACGCCGGCTCGGGCGAGACGGTCCTGCTCCGGCTGTACGGCGAAGTCGGCGCCCGCGCCGACTCCGTGGTCCTGCCGCTGCTCCTGCCGGACGCGCCCGTCGTCGTCTGGTGGCCCGTCGACGCCCCCGAAGTGCCCTCCCGGGATCCGCTGGGCTCGCTCGCGCAGCGCCGCATCACCGACATGTACGCGGTCGAGGACCCCCTCACCGCACTGGAGAAGCGCGCCGCCTCGTACGCCCCCGGCGACACCGACCTCGCCTGGACCCGGCTCACCCCGTGGCGTTCGATGCTGGCCGCCGCCCTGGACCAGGCACCGCTCACCATCACCTCCGCCGCCGTCGAGAGCGAGGCGGAGAACCCCAGCGCCGAACTCCTGGCCCGCTGGTTCGAGGTCCGGCTCGACGTCCCCGTCGACCGGGTCGTCACCGACGGCCCCGTCGTCACGGCCGTCCGCATGGGCACCCCCGACGGAGAGATCCGCATCGACCGGCCCGAGGGACCGGTCGCACGCCTCGCCATCCCCGGCCAGCCCAGCAGGGTCCTCGCCCTGAAGGTCCGGACCACCGCGGAACTGATCGCCGAGGAACTCCGCCGCCTCGACCCGGACGAGGCCTACGCGGCGGCGCTACGCGGACGCGCCTGA
- a CDS encoding sigma-70 family RNA polymerase sigma factor yields the protein MGVTAGEEGFDRLVEPFRTELLAYCYRMLGSAHDAEDLVQDTYLRAWRAREQYDDTRSSLRTWLYRIATNACLTALEARGRRPLPSGLVAASDPLGPLVQGESAAWLQPLPDSLLDAGDPAGAVIDRSTLRLAFAAALQHLSARQRGALILRDVLRFSASEAAEILGTTAASVNSSLQRARTRVKEVGVRQEGLSEPSAAEQRAWVERYMKAFEHADVEGLKRLLTEDVLMEMPPVLNWFVGRGNYGLFMEWVFGALGTDWRLKAVAANGQPGFAAYQRVGGGYRLHTLQIFTVTAEGISRNSVFQGSEVFASFGLATGLDDQGLTGVGGRM from the coding sequence GTGGGCGTGACGGCAGGAGAAGAAGGCTTCGATCGGCTGGTCGAACCGTTCCGAACGGAGCTGCTGGCGTATTGCTACCGGATGCTCGGCTCGGCTCACGATGCCGAGGACTTGGTTCAGGACACGTACCTGAGGGCGTGGCGGGCGCGGGAACAGTACGACGACACTCGCAGCTCACTGCGCACCTGGCTCTACCGGATCGCGACGAACGCCTGCCTGACCGCCTTGGAGGCTCGCGGCCGCCGACCGCTGCCGTCGGGGCTGGTGGCCGCGTCGGACCCGCTCGGGCCGCTCGTCCAGGGAGAGAGCGCCGCCTGGCTCCAGCCCTTGCCGGACTCGTTGCTGGACGCCGGCGATCCGGCTGGGGCCGTGATCGACCGCAGCACCCTGCGCTTGGCGTTCGCCGCCGCCCTGCAGCACCTGTCGGCGCGTCAGCGCGGTGCGCTGATCCTGCGTGACGTGCTGCGCTTCTCCGCGTCCGAGGCGGCGGAAATCCTCGGCACCACCGCCGCATCGGTGAACAGTTCCCTGCAGCGGGCGCGTACTCGGGTGAAGGAGGTCGGGGTCCGGCAGGAGGGTCTCAGCGAGCCGTCCGCAGCAGAACAGCGCGCCTGGGTCGAGCGCTACATGAAGGCGTTCGAGCACGCCGACGTCGAGGGTCTCAAGCGGCTGCTCACCGAGGACGTGCTCATGGAGATGCCGCCGGTGCTCAACTGGTTCGTCGGCCGCGGCAACTACGGCCTGTTCATGGAATGGGTCTTCGGGGCGCTCGGAACGGACTGGCGTCTGAAGGCGGTCGCGGCCAACGGCCAGCCCGGCTTCGCCGCCTACCAGCGCGTCGGTGGCGGATACCGGCTGCACACGCTCCAGATCTTCACCGTCACTGCCGAGGGCATCAGCCGGAACTCGGTGTTCCAGGGTTCCGAGGTCTTCGCGTCCTTCGGTCTGGCCACCGGACTCGACGACCAGGGACTCACCGGCGTCGGGGGTCGTATGTAG